One window of the Cryptomeria japonica chromosome 7, Sugi_1.0, whole genome shotgun sequence genome contains the following:
- the LOC131039875 gene encoding omega-hydroxypalmitate O-feruloyl transferase, whose protein sequence is MSAESMTTQGKLEVKLHKPTLIKPAEPTENHVYYLSNLDQNIAVIVQTVYCYNAIEDKKMEDPGVVIKEALRKVLVHYYPLAGRIGLSPEGKLNVICNAEGAVFVEGDADCRLEDLGDISKPDPSTLGRLVYSTPGAKNILEIPPLAAQVTRFKCGGFVLGLAMNHCMFDGLGAMEFVNSWSETSRGLPLSISPYLDRTLLQARSPPKIEYPHLEFSEIENLSNFTDDSELEYRSFCFGPERLAELKRTAMEDGTLEKCTTFEALSSHVWRCRSRALHMAPNQETKLLFAVDGRKRFDPPLPKGYFGNGIVLTNCLAKAGDLAEKPLSFSVELVQKGIGTITDSYMRSAIDYFEINRVKPSLTATLVITTWSHLSFHTADFGWGEPVQTGPVTLPEREVVLFLSHGKERKSINVLLGLPPPAMQRFEDYIK, encoded by the exons ATGAGTGCAGAATCAATGACAACCCAGGGTAAGTTGGAGGTGAAATTGCACAAGCCTACTCTCATTAAGCCTGCAGAGCCCACAGAGAATCATGTCTATTATCTATCAAATCTTGATCAAAATATAGCAGTTATTGTACAGACTGTTTATTGCTATAATGCAATAGAAGACAAGAAAATGGAGGACCCTGGTGTTGTGATCAAAGAAGCACTGAGGAAGGTTTTAGTGCACTATTATCCTCTTGCAGGGAGGATTGGATTAAGCCCAGAAGGTAAGCTAAATGTCATTTGTAATGCAGAGGGGGCTGTGTTTGTGGAAGGTGATGCAGATTGTAGATTGGAAGATCTGGGGGATATAAGCAAGCCTGATCCAAGCACGCTGGGAAGGCTTGTTTACAGTACTCCTGGTGCTAAGAACATCTTGGAGATTCCTCCTCTTGCAGCTCAG GTGACTAGATTCAAATGTGGCGGATTTGTTCTGGGGCTTGCCATGAACCACTGCATGTTTGATGGGCTGGGAGCCATGGAGTTTGTGAATTCCTGGTCAGAAACATCCAGAGgcctccctctttctatatctccatACTTGGACAGAACCTTGCTCCAAGCTCGCTCTCCTCCAAAGATAGAATATCCCCATCTTGAATTTTCTGAAATAGAAAACCTCTCCAATTTCACAGATGATTCAGAGCTAGAATACAGGTCCTTTTGCTTCGGCCCAGAGAGGCTAGCAGAGCTTAAAAGAACAGCAATGGAGGATGGAACCCTGGAAAAGTGCACCACATTCGAGGCTCTCTCAT CCCATGTCTGGAGGTGTCGAAGCAGGGCTCTCCATATGGCACCGAATCAAGAAACCAAGCTTCTTTTTGCAGTGGATGGGAGGAAAAGATTCGATCCCCCACTGCCCAAGGGATATTTTGGCAATGGGATTGTTCTAACAAATTGTCTGGCCAAGGCAGGGGATTTAGCAGAGAAGCCTCTGTCCTTCTCTGTGGAACTGGTTCAGAAGGGAATAGGCACGATCACAGACAGTTACATGAGGTCTGCCATAGATTACTTTGAAATAAACCGTGTAAAACCCTCGCTGACTGCAACCCTTGTGATAACAACATGGTCTCATCTATCATTCCACACTGCAGATTTTGGATGGGGGGAGCCTGTGCAGACTGGGCCTGTAACTCTTCCTGAGAGGGAAGTAGTTTTGTTTCTCTCCCATGGCAAGGAGAGAAAAAGCATCAATGTCCTTCTGGGTCTTCCCCCACCTGCAATGCAACGCTTCGAAGATTATATAAAATGA